A genomic window from Pseudogulbenkiania sp. MAI-1 includes:
- a CDS encoding LysR family transcriptional regulator yields MKTNPHIPSPDALLAFDALARLGSFTAAAEAIGCAKSRISQLVKDLEHDLGTVLVLRNTRRVALTEAGRRLACHAAQLRSMLDKVRPDIEEAQGAIGGPLRVSSTMSFAQYLLAPLLGELAELHPALEMELVAENRLQDPVEAGLDFCLRTRAVHDDRLVAKSIGFVWEELYAAPAYLERAGIPQTPEDLLKHQLLHNSYNETGLDWRLERDGQFVSLSVRPTLLCDQYAVIANAACAGVGIGLLPQYVVSPQLARGELCPVLPGWRSSGWPVFLVYPYRHPMPKKYEAFLQLVVPRLRAILDDDGAHS; encoded by the coding sequence ATGAAAACAAATCCACACATCCCGTCCCCCGATGCCCTGCTCGCCTTCGACGCTCTGGCGCGCCTCGGCAGCTTCACCGCAGCAGCCGAAGCCATCGGCTGCGCCAAGAGCCGGATCAGTCAACTGGTGAAGGACCTGGAGCACGATCTGGGCACGGTGCTGGTGCTGCGCAACACCCGGCGCGTGGCGCTGACCGAGGCCGGCCGGCGCCTGGCCTGCCACGCCGCGCAGCTGCGCAGCATGCTCGACAAGGTGCGGCCCGACATCGAGGAGGCCCAGGGTGCCATCGGCGGCCCGCTGCGCGTGAGCTCGACCATGTCGTTCGCGCAGTACCTCCTGGCCCCGCTGCTGGGCGAGCTGGCCGAACTCCACCCCGCCCTGGAAATGGAACTGGTGGCCGAGAACCGGCTGCAGGACCCGGTGGAGGCCGGCCTCGACTTCTGCCTGCGCACACGGGCCGTGCACGACGACCGGCTGGTGGCCAAATCGATCGGCTTCGTCTGGGAGGAGCTGTACGCCGCGCCAGCCTACCTGGAGCGGGCCGGCATCCCGCAAACCCCGGAAGACCTGCTCAAGCACCAGCTGCTGCACAACAGCTACAACGAAACCGGCCTCGACTGGCGGCTGGAAAGGGACGGCCAGTTCGTTTCGCTCTCCGTCCGGCCGACGCTGCTCTGCGACCAGTACGCGGTGATCGCCAACGCCGCCTGCGCCGGCGTGGGTATCGGCCTGTTGCCGCAGTACGTGGTCAGCCCACAGCTGGCGCGCGGCGAACTCTGCCCGGTGTTGCCCGGCTGGCGCTCTTCCGGCTGGCCGGTGTTCCTGGTCTATCCCTATCGCCACCCGATGCCGAAGAAATACGAGGCCTTCCTGCAGCTGGTGGTGCCACGCCTGCGCGCCATCCTGGACGACGACGGAGCCCATTCTTAA
- a CDS encoding carbonic anhydrase: MPRPFSLTTRLLAGCLALALGTAQATETHAAKAPHGTPAAHADEHEHGSELAQVKGAVDAIINANQRYMKTHAPGYFQRFADKQAPRATVITCSDSRVQTAGFAADAVNDLFMVRDIGNQLATAEGSVEYGVRHLHTPLLMIVGHAVCGAVKAASSDYSGIEPAIAKELATINIPKGIDVTDGVLLNVNNQVDAALLKFAGEVESGRLAVIGAFYDFRNDLRQGYGKLVITNINGETEPARIRDIVSSGRFFQYNVAQP, from the coding sequence ATGCCCCGACCCTTCTCGCTGACCACCCGCCTGCTGGCAGGCTGCCTGGCCCTTGCGCTGGGCACGGCCCAGGCGACCGAGACCCATGCCGCCAAAGCTCCGCATGGCACTCCCGCTGCCCATGCCGACGAGCATGAGCACGGCTCCGAGCTGGCCCAGGTCAAGGGCGCGGTGGATGCCATCATCAACGCCAACCAACGCTACATGAAGACGCACGCGCCGGGCTATTTCCAGCGCTTCGCCGACAAGCAGGCGCCGCGCGCCACGGTAATCACCTGCTCCGACTCGCGGGTGCAGACCGCCGGCTTCGCCGCCGATGCCGTCAACGATCTCTTCATGGTGCGCGACATCGGCAACCAGCTGGCCACGGCGGAAGGCTCGGTGGAGTACGGCGTGCGGCATCTGCACACGCCGCTCTTGATGATCGTCGGCCATGCCGTGTGCGGCGCAGTGAAGGCCGCCTCCAGCGACTACTCCGGGATCGAGCCCGCCATCGCCAAGGAGCTCGCCACCATCAACATCCCCAAGGGCATCGACGTCACCGACGGCGTGCTGCTCAACGTCAACAACCAGGTGGACGCCGCACTGCTGAAGTTCGCCGGCGAGGTGGAGTCGGGCAGGCTCGCGGTGATCGGCGCGTTCTACGATTTCCGCAACGACCTGCGCCAGGGCTACGGCAAGCTGGTGATCACCAACATCAACGGCGAGACTGAGCCGGCGCGCATCCGCGACATCGTCAGCAGCGGCCGTTTCTTCCAGTACAACGTGGCGCAGCCATAA
- a CDS encoding dodecin, protein MSKHVYKMVELVGSSTEGSDDAIRTAIAKAGVTLKHIDWFEVLETRGHIVDGAIAHWQVTIKVGFRVED, encoded by the coding sequence ATGAGCAAGCACGTGTACAAGATGGTGGAGCTGGTCGGCTCCTCCACCGAGGGCAGCGACGATGCCATCCGCACCGCCATCGCCAAGGCCGGCGTCACGCTGAAGCACATCGACTGGTTCGAGGTGTTGGAGACGCGCGGGCATATCGTCGACGGCGCCATCGCCCACTGGCAGGTCACGATCAAGGTGGGCTTCCGCGTCGAGGATTGA
- the ppsA gene encoding phosphoenolpyruvate synthase: MAENYVIWFEKLRMTDVEQVGGKNASLGEMISQLANSGVRVPGGFATTADAYRDFLQHNGLAERISAALAKLDVDDVTELARVGKEIRQWIIDTPFPAKLDADIKEAWDKMVADSGGADISVAVRSSATAEDLPDASFAGQQETFLNIRGLDNVKEAMKHVFASLYNDRAISYRVHKGFAHDVVALSAGVQRMVRSDSGAAGVMFTIDTESGFEDVVFITASYGLGETVVQGAVNPDEFYVHKPTLKAGRPAILRKTLGSKLIKMEFTDASQAGRSVKTVDVAETDRKQFSISDAEVEELAQYALIIEKHYGRPMDIEWGRDGLDGKLYILQARPETVKSQEDRKDTLRRYRLNSKSTVLAEGRAIGQKIGQGTVRLIKDASEMDAVKAGDVLVTDMTDPDWEPVMKRAAAIVTNRGGRTCHAAIIARELGIPAVVGCGDATEVLRDGMQVTVSCAEGDTGNIYDGLLEVEVIDLELDKMPESPVKIMMNVGNPELAFDFAQLPNEGVGLARMEFVINRQIGIHPKALLEFDSLPADLKATITDRIAGYASPVDFYVDKIAEGVSTLAAAFYPKKVIVRMSDFKSNEYANLIGGQLYEPHEENPMIGFRGAARYVADSFRDCFELECRAIKKVRDVMGLTNVEVMIPFVRTLAEAEKVIEILAANGLKRGDNGLRLIMMCELPTNAVLAERFLEHFDGFSIGSNDMTQLTLGVDRDSGGPIASTFDERNDAVKAMLHMAIQACRKLNKYVGICGQGPSDHPDFAKWLVEEGIETISLNPDTVVETWIYLAKELNA; the protein is encoded by the coding sequence ATGGCAGAGAACTACGTCATCTGGTTCGAGAAGCTGCGCATGACCGACGTTGAACAGGTAGGTGGCAAGAACGCCTCCCTGGGCGAAATGATCAGTCAGCTGGCCAACTCGGGTGTCCGTGTACCCGGTGGTTTCGCCACGACGGCGGATGCCTATCGTGATTTCCTGCAGCACAACGGCCTGGCCGAGCGCATCAGCGCCGCGCTGGCCAAGCTGGACGTCGACGACGTGACCGAACTGGCCCGCGTCGGCAAGGAAATCCGCCAGTGGATCATCGATACCCCGTTCCCTGCCAAGCTTGATGCCGACATCAAGGAAGCCTGGGACAAGATGGTGGCCGACTCCGGCGGCGCCGACATCTCCGTCGCCGTGCGCTCCTCCGCCACCGCGGAAGACCTGCCGGACGCCTCGTTCGCCGGTCAGCAGGAAACCTTCCTGAACATCCGTGGCCTGGACAACGTCAAGGAAGCCATGAAGCACGTCTTCGCTTCCCTGTACAACGACCGCGCCATCTCCTACCGCGTGCACAAGGGCTTCGCCCATGACGTAGTGGCTCTGTCGGCCGGCGTGCAGCGCATGGTGCGTTCCGACTCCGGCGCCGCCGGCGTGATGTTCACCATCGACACCGAATCGGGCTTCGAAGACGTGGTGTTCATCACCGCTTCCTACGGCCTCGGCGAGACCGTGGTGCAAGGCGCCGTGAACCCGGACGAATTCTACGTCCACAAGCCGACGCTGAAGGCTGGCCGTCCGGCCATCCTGCGCAAGACCCTGGGCTCCAAGCTGATCAAGATGGAGTTCACCGATGCTTCGCAAGCCGGCCGCTCGGTGAAGACCGTCGACGTGGCCGAAACCGACCGCAAGCAGTTCTCCATCAGCGACGCCGAAGTGGAAGAACTGGCCCAGTACGCGCTGATCATCGAGAAGCATTATGGCCGCCCGATGGACATCGAGTGGGGCCGCGACGGTCTGGACGGCAAGCTGTACATCCTGCAGGCCCGCCCGGAAACCGTGAAGTCGCAGGAAGACCGCAAGGACACCCTGCGCCGCTACCGCCTGAACAGCAAGTCCACCGTACTGGCCGAAGGCCGCGCCATCGGCCAGAAGATCGGCCAGGGCACCGTGCGCCTGATCAAGGACGCGTCCGAGATGGATGCCGTCAAGGCCGGCGACGTGCTGGTGACCGACATGACCGACCCGGATTGGGAACCGGTGATGAAGCGTGCCGCCGCCATCGTTACCAACCGTGGCGGCCGTACCTGCCACGCCGCGATCATCGCGCGCGAACTGGGTATCCCGGCCGTGGTCGGCTGTGGCGATGCTACCGAAGTGCTGCGTGACGGCATGCAGGTGACCGTGTCCTGCGCCGAAGGCGACACCGGCAACATCTACGACGGCCTGCTCGAAGTCGAAGTCATCGATCTCGAACTGGACAAGATGCCGGAATCTCCGGTCAAGATCATGATGAACGTGGGCAACCCGGAACTGGCCTTCGACTTCGCGCAGCTGCCGAACGAAGGCGTGGGTCTGGCGCGCATGGAGTTCGTGATCAACCGCCAGATCGGCATCCACCCGAAAGCGCTGCTCGAATTCGACAGCCTGCCGGCCGACCTGAAAGCCACCATCACCGACCGCATCGCCGGTTACGCCAGCCCGGTCGACTTCTACGTCGACAAGATCGCCGAAGGCGTGTCCACGCTGGCGGCCGCGTTCTACCCGAAGAAGGTCATCGTGCGCATGTCCGACTTCAAGTCGAACGAGTACGCCAACCTGATCGGCGGCCAGCTGTACGAGCCGCACGAAGAGAACCCGATGATCGGCTTCCGCGGCGCCGCCCGCTACGTGGCCGACAGCTTCCGCGACTGCTTCGAGCTGGAATGCCGCGCCATCAAGAAAGTGCGCGACGTGATGGGCCTCACCAACGTGGAAGTGATGATCCCGTTCGTGCGTACCCTCGCCGAAGCCGAGAAGGTGATCGAGATCCTGGCCGCCAATGGCCTGAAGCGCGGCGATAACGGCCTGCGTCTGATCATGATGTGCGAACTGCCGACCAACGCGGTGCTGGCCGAGCGCTTCCTCGAGCACTTCGATGGCTTCTCCATCGGCTCCAACGACATGACCCAGCTCACCCTGGGCGTGGATCGCGACTCCGGCGGCCCGATCGCCTCCACCTTCGACGAGCGCAACGACGCCGTGAAGGCGATGCTGCACATGGCGATCCAGGCCTGCCGCAAGCTGAACAAGTACGTCGGCATCTGCGGTCAGGGCCCGTCCGACCATCCGGACTTCGCCAAGTGGCTGGTGGAAGAGGGCATCGAGACCATCTCGCTGAACCCGGACACCGTGGTCGAGACCTGGATCTATCTGGCCAAGGAACTGAACGCTTAA
- a CDS encoding DMT family transporter — protein MLPYLALSLAMLLWASSFIALKYVFSVFDPIVVLFARMVIATLCLLPLMLRPGVRRRYQQGDWKWLAALALAEPCLYFLLEARALVYTSASQAGVITATLPLLTSLGALLFLKERLGRSAWLGIAVSFAGVLWLTLTGEQSAEAPNPLLGNLLEFLAMVCATGYILIAKKLSVRYSALVITAAQTVLGMLWFGTLLFTPWVTLPQTLPLWPSLWVLYLGAGITLGAYGLYTWAVSRVPVALAGAFVNLIPVFTVLLAWLILGETLTAQQQLACLLVFGGVLVSQHKPAKAGGQTAQA, from the coding sequence ATGCTGCCTTACCTGGCCCTGTCGCTCGCCATGTTGCTGTGGGCAAGTTCGTTCATCGCACTGAAATACGTGTTTTCGGTGTTCGACCCCATCGTAGTGCTGTTCGCCCGCATGGTGATCGCCACGCTCTGCCTGTTGCCACTGATGCTGCGTCCCGGCGTGCGGCGGCGCTACCAGCAGGGCGACTGGAAGTGGCTCGCCGCGCTGGCGCTGGCCGAGCCCTGCCTGTATTTCCTGCTGGAAGCGCGCGCACTGGTCTATACCAGCGCTTCGCAGGCCGGGGTGATTACCGCCACGCTGCCGCTGCTGACCTCGCTCGGCGCCTTGCTGTTTCTCAAGGAGAGGCTCGGCCGTTCCGCCTGGCTCGGCATCGCGGTGTCGTTCGCCGGGGTGCTCTGGCTGACCTTGACCGGCGAACAGAGCGCCGAAGCGCCGAACCCCTTGCTCGGCAACCTGCTGGAGTTCCTGGCGATGGTGTGTGCTACCGGCTATATCCTGATCGCCAAGAAGCTGTCGGTACGCTACTCGGCGCTGGTGATTACGGCGGCGCAGACGGTGCTCGGCATGCTGTGGTTCGGCACGCTGCTGTTCACTCCGTGGGTGACGCTGCCGCAGACGCTGCCGCTGTGGCCGAGCCTGTGGGTGCTCTACCTCGGGGCGGGCATCACGCTTGGCGCCTACGGCCTCTATACCTGGGCGGTCAGCCGCGTCCCGGTGGCGCTGGCCGGCGCCTTCGTCAACCTGATCCCGGTGTTCACGGTACTGCTGGCCTGGCTGATCCTGGGGGAGACGCTGACCGCCCAGCAGCAGCTGGCCTGCCTCTTGGTGTTCGGCGGGGTGCTGGTCAGCCAGCACAAGCCGGCCAAGGCAGGAGGCCAAACCGCGCAGGCTTGA